Part of the Salmo trutta chromosome 5, fSalTru1.1, whole genome shotgun sequence genome is shown below.
GAACCAGCCTGCAGAATAAGAACCCTGATCAACAGTATGGAACCTCTGAACCTCAATGGAACCAGCCAGCAGAATAAGAACCCTGATCAACAGTATGGAACCTCTGAACCTCAATGGAACCAGCCTGCAGAATAAGAACCCTGATCAACAGTATGGAACCTCTGAACCTCAATGGAACCAGTCTGTAGAATAAGAACCCTGATCAACAGTATGGAACCTCTGAACCTCAATGGAACCAGCCAGCAGAATAAGAACCCTGATCAACAGTATGGAACCTCTGAACCTCAATGGAACCAGCCAGCAGAATAAGAACCCTGATCAACAGTATGGAACCTCTGAACCTCAATAGAACCAGCCAGCAGAATAAGAACCCTGATCAACAGTATGGAACCTCTGAACCTCAATGGAACCAGCCTGTAGAATAACAACCCTGATCAACAGTATGGAACCTCTGAACCTCAATAGAACCAGCCAGCAGAATAAGAACCCTGATCAACATTATGGAACCTCTGAACCTCAATGGAACCAGCCAGCAGAATAAGAACCCTGATCAACAGTATGGAACCTCTGAACCTCAATGGAACCAGCCAGCAGAATAAGAACCCTGATCAACAGTATGGAACCTCTGAACCTCAATGGAACCAGCCAGCAGAATAAGAACCCTGATCAACAGTATGGAACCTCTGAACCTCAATAGAACCAGCCAGCAGAATAAGAACCCTGATCAACAGTATGGAACCTCTGAACCTCAATGGAACCAGCCAGCAGAATAAGAACCCTGATCAACAGTATGGAACCTCTGAACCTCAATAGAACCAGCCAGCAGAATAAGAACCCTGATCAACAGTATGGAACCTCTGAACCTCAATGGAACCAGCCTGCAGAATAAGAACCCTGATCAACAGTATGGAACCTCTGAACCTCAATGGAACCAGCCTGCAGAATAAGAACCCTGATCAACAGTATGGAACCTCTGAACCTCAATGGAACCAGCCAGCAGAATAagaaccccataatgacaaagcaaaaactgttttgtagaaaatgttgctaatttaatacaaaataaataactgaaatattccatttatataagtattcagaccctttactcagtactttgttgaagcacctttggcagcgattacagcctcaagtcttcttgggtatgatgctacaagcttggcacacctgtatttggggagtttctcccattcttctctgcagatactctcaagctctgtcaggttggatggggagcgttgctgcacagctattttcagatctctccagagatgttcgatcgggttcaagtccgagctctggctgggccactcaaggacattcagagacttgtcccaaagccactcctgcgttttcttggctgtgtgctcagggtcgttgttctgttggaaggtgaacccagtctgaggtcctgagcgttctggagcaggttttcatcaagtatctctctgtactttgctctgttcatctttccctcaatcctgactagtctgccagtccctgccactgaaaaacatccccacagcatgatgctgccaccaccatgcttcatcatagggatggtgccaggtttcctccagacatgacacttggcattcagaccattcatcagaccagagaatcttgtttctcatggtctgagagtctttaggtgcattttggaaaactccaagcgggctgtcatgtgccttttactgaggagtggcttccatctgtccactctaccataaaggccagattggtggagcgctgcagagatggttgtccttctggaaggttctcccatcttcacagaggaactctggagctctgtcaaagcgaccatcaggttcttggtcacctccctgaccaaggcccttctcccctgattgctcagtttggccgggcggccagctctaggaagagtcttgatggttccaaacttcttccatttaagactgatggagaccactgtgctcttggggaccttcaatgctgcagacattttttggtacccttccccagatctgtgcctcgacacaatcctgtctcggcgctctacggactattcctttgatctcatggctttgttttttgctctgacatgctctgtcaactgtgggaccttatatagacaggtgtttgcctttccaaatcatgtccaatcaattgaatttaccacaggtggactccaatcaagttgtagaaacatctcaaggatgatcaatggaaacaggatgcacctgagctcaatttcgagtctcatagcaaagggtctgaatatttatgtaaatttgcaaacctttctaaaaacctgtttttgctttgttattatggggcattgtgtgtaaaaattatttaatacattttagaataaggttgtaacgtaacaaaatgtggaaaaagtccaggggtctgaatactttcagaatgcactgtacacaccaTGCAATATTTTTGggactatatatatacaccatgCAATATTTTCATTACTCTATATACACCATGCAGTATTAGCGGGACTATATATACACCATGCAGTATTTTAAGGACTATATATACACCATGCAGTATTTTTGGGACTATATATACACCATGCAGTATTTTCAGGACTATATATACACCATGCAGTATTTTAAGGACTATATATACACCATGCAGTATTTTTGGTACTATATATACACCATGCAGTATTTTAAGGACTATATATACACCATGCAGTATTTTAAGGACTATATATACACCATGCAGTATTTTTGGTACTATATATACACCATGCAGTATTTGTGGGACTCTATATACACCATGCAGTATTTTCGGTACTCTATATATACACCATGCAGTATTTTCAGGACTATATATACACCATGCAGTATTTTCATTACTATATACACACCATGCAGTATTTTCAGGACTATATATACACCATGCAGTATTTTTGGTACTATATCTACACCGTGCAGTATTTTTGGTACTATATATACACCGCGCAGTATTTTTGGTACTATATATACACCATGCAGTATTTTCAGGACTATATATACACCATGCAGTATTTTCAggactatatatatacaccatgCAGTATTTTTGGTACTATATCTACACCGTGCAGTATTTTTGGTACTATATATACACCGCGCAGTATTTTTGGTACTATATATACACCATGCAGTATTTTCAGGACTATATATACACCATGCAGTATTTTCAGGACTATATATACACCATGCAGTATTTTTGGTACTATATCTACACCGTGCAGTATTTTTGGTACTATATATACACCGCGCAGTATTTTTGGTACTATATATACACCATGCAGTATTTTCGGTACTCTATATATACACCGTGCAGTATTTTCAGGACTATATATACACCATGCAGTATTTTTGGTACTATATCTACACCGTGCAGTATTTTTGGTACTATATATACACCATGC
Proteins encoded:
- the LOC115194741 gene encoding uncharacterized protein LOC115194741 — its product is MHCTHHAIFLGLYIYTMQYFHYYIHTMQYFQDYIYTMQYFWYYIYTVQYFWYYIYTAQYFWYYIYTMQYFQDYIYTMQYFQDYIYTPCSIFGTISTPCSIFGTIYTPRSIFGTIYTPCSIFRTIYTPCSIFRTIYTPCSIFGTISTPCSIFGTIYTPRSIFGTIYTPCSIFGTLYIHRAVFSGLYIHHAVFLVLYLHRAVFLVLYIHHAVFLGLYIHHAVFSGLYIHRAVFLVLYIHHAVFLGLYIHHAVFSGLYIHHAVFSVLYIYTVQYFQDYIYTMQYFWYYIYTVQYFWYYIYTMQYFWDYIYTMQYFRDYIYTVQYFWYYIYTMQYFWDYIYTMQYFSKQFNTSLFEPWR